The Longimicrobiaceae bacterium genome contains the following window.
GAAGGAGGCGCCGGAGAGCTTCCGGCTCCACCTGCAGGGAATCAAGCGCAGGGCGTTCGCCATCGAGTCCTGAGCCGGGAAGTCAGTCCTTTTCTTTTCGACATCGAACCAGAGAGAGCACGAATGCAGAACGCGAACGAGGGCGGGGCCGCCACGGTCCGCAAGCTGGGCAGGGTAGAGCGCAAGCCGGTCACGCTGGGCGGCGAGGCGGGCATCCGCACCGGCCTGCTCACGCCGGGCGAGACGCTGCCGCTGGTGGTGCGCCCCGAGGTGGAGGGCACCGAGCTGGTGGCGTGGGCCGCCGGCGCGCTGAAGTGGATCGACGAGAAGCTGGCGGAGCACGGCTCCATCCTCTTCCGCGGCTTCAAGGTCGACAGCCTGGACGCGTTCCGGAACTTCGTCACCACCACCGGCGGCAACCCGGAGAAGTACACCTACCGCTCCACCCCGCGGACCGAGGTGGGCAACGGGATCTACACCTCCACCGAGTACCCGGCGGACAAGTTCATCCCCATGCACAACGAGCACAGCTACAGCCGTAGCTGGCCGCTCAAGCTGTTCTTCTACTGCGAGCTTCCCAGCGCCGAGGGGGGCATGACGCCCATCGCCGACAGCGCGAAGGTCTACGACGCCATCCCGGCCGCGATCCGCGAGAAGTTCGCGGCCCAGAAGGTCATGTACGTCCGCAACTACGGCGAGGGCGTGGACCTGACGTGGCAGGAGGTGTTCAACACCGACGACCGCGCCGTGGTGGAGGAGTTCTGCCGCCACGACGGCATCGAGACCGAGTGGAAGGGCGGCGACCGCCTGCGCACCCGCCAGGTCTGCCAGGCCGTGATGAAGCACCCGGTCACCGGGAAGACGCTGTGGTTCAACCAGGCGCACCTGTTCCACGTCTCGTCGCTGGACGCCGAGGTGAGCGAGGCGCTGGTGGAGACCTTCGGGGAGGACGGCGTGCCGCGCAACACCTTCTACGGCGACGGCACCCCCATCGAGCCCGAGGCGCTGGCCGCCATCCGCGGCGCGTACGACCGGGTGGAGGTCGCCTTCCCCTGGGAGAAGGAGGACGTGCTGATGATCGACAACATGGCCGTGGCGCACGCCCGCACCCCGTTCAAGGGCGAGCGGAAGATCCGCGTGGGCATGACGCAGCCGGTGGACGGCGCCACGCTGGAAAGCTGAGCTTTTCCTTTTCTTCAACGGGCCCCCCGGCATTCCGGGGGGCCGCAGGAGCGACTTCAGTGCAAGCAGAGGCGATCGAGGGATTCCGGCTGGCCCCGCAGCAGCGGCGGCTCCTGGCGCTGGCCGGGGCCCGCGGCGGGCTGGGCCAGGCCGCGGGCGCGGCGGTGCGGCTGCGCGGCCGGCTGGACGCGGCGGCGCTGCGTTCCGCCCTCGCGGCGGTCGTGGACGGCGCCGAGGTGCTGCGTACCCGGCTCATGCGCGAGCCCCGCTCGGGCGCGCAGCTCCAGGTGATCGGCACCGGCGCGCCCGAGTGGGCGGCGGACGAGGACTGGAGCGGATTTGCTTCCGCCGAGGTGGATGCCCGGCTGGCGGCGTGGGGCGGGGAAGTGCTCGCCCTCGCGGCCGACCCGTCGCAGCCTCCGCTCGTCTCCGCGTCCCTCGTCCGTCTCGCGGATCATGACCACGTGCTGCGCCTCGTCGTCCCCGCTGCGCTGGCGGATTCGGAGACGATGGGCCTGCTCGCGTCGCGAATCGCGTCCGCCTACGCCGCGGCCGTCGGTGGTGATGACGCGGCGGAGGAAGGCATCCAGTTCGTGGACGTGTCCGAGTGGCAGAACGAGTTCCTGGACTCGGACGATGCCGCGGAGGGGCGCCGGTACTGGAAGCAGCGCATCGCCGCCGCCCGCGCCGCCGTTCGCCTGCCGCACGAGCGCCAGAATTCGGGAGATACGGGGCCGTCCGCGCCGCGCCTCGTCCGCCTCTCCGCGTCCGCCGATCTCGTCGCGCAGCTGGAAGCATCCGCCGCGAGCCTCGGCATCACGGCCGATGCGCTGGCGATGGCGGGCTGGGTCGCGCTTCTCCACCGCCTCAACGGCCAGGCCGACGTACGGTTCGCCGCCGCCTTCCCCGGCCGCTCGTTCGACGAGGTGAAGGACGCGCTGGGCCCCTTCGCCCGCCATCTCCCGCTGGAGTGCGCGGTCCCGGACGGCATCCCCGCCGCAACCCTCGCCCGCGCCCTCGCCGCCGCCTGCGGAGACGCGAACGCGCAGGTGGATGCCTTCTCGGCCGACGGCGTCCCGGCGGGCGAGCCGGTGTCGGCCTTCGGCTTCGCGTGGAACGCGCTGCCGGAGACGATCCGCGCGGGCGGCATCGAGTGGTCGGTCACGGACCTCGTCGCATCCCCCGAGCCCTTCCGTGCCGCGCTGCTGATCACGTCCGGCGCGTCGCCCGCCGTGCATCTCCAGTACGATCCCGGCGCGCTGTCGGAAGATGCGGCTAATCGCCTCGCCGAGCAGGCCGCGACGGTGCTGGAAGCCGTCGCCGTGGACCCGAGCGTAGCGGCTGATGCGCTGCCGGTGATGGGCGAGCGGGAGCGTGCGGAGGTGCTGGGCGTTCTCGCTACGTCTGGCGAGCTGGACGGCGAAGACGAGCGGGTGGATGTCCGCATCGCCGCGCAGGCGCTGAAGACGCCGGAGCGGACGGCGCTGCGCAGCGGCATCAAGACGCTGTCGTACGCGGAGCTCTCGGCGCGTGTGGAGCGGCTGGCCGGGCATCTCCACGGCCTCGGCGTCCGCCCGGAGACGCGCGTCGCCATCCTCCTGGACCGCACGGCCGATGCGGTCGTGGCGATGCTCGCGACCCTCCGCGCGGGCGGCGCCTACGTCCCACTCGACGCCGCCTATCCCACCGAGCGCGTGGCGTTCATGCTCCGCGACTCCGGTGCCGCCGTGCTCATGACGGACGCGGCCCGCGCGCATCTCGCGGACGGCTCGGACTGCCGCGTCGTCCGCATCGACGCTGACGCGAAGCAGGTCGCGGCGTCGGCCGATGCGCCCGCATCCGCCGTGCATCCCGCGAACGCGGCGTACGTCATCTACACCTCCGGCACCACGGGGCGGCCGAAGGGGACGGTGATCGAGCACCGCGCGCTGGCCCGCTACGTCCGCGCCGCCACGGCCGCGCTGGACCTGCGCGAACGCGTGGGCTATGCCGTCGTCTCCACCCTCGCGGCGGACCTGGGCGCGACGATGCTGTATCCCGCGCTGTGTCTGGGTGGCACGCTGCACCTCGTCTCCGAGCAGGTCGCGACCGACCCGGCCGCGTGGGCGGAGTATGCGGAGAAGCACGGCGTGCACTGCCTCAAGGTCGTCCCGTCGCACCTGCGCCTGCTCCTCGATGCACCGGACGCCGCCGCCGCGCTGCCTCGCCTCCGCCTCGTCCTGGGCGGCGAAGCCTGCGACGCGGCGCTGATCGATCGCGTCCGGGCCGCGCGTCCCGGCCTCCGCATCTTCAACCACTACGGGCCGACCGAGACCACCGTCGGCGTGGTCGCGGGCGAGCTGCGGGCGGAAGATGCGGGCGCGCCGCCGCTCGGCCGTCCGCTGCCCGGCGCGCGCATCTACCTGCTGGACGCGCGCGGCCTCCCCGTGCCGGCGGGCGTTACGGGCGAGGTGCACGTGGGCGGCGGCTCGCTGGCCCGCGGCTACCTGGACCGGCCCGCGCTCACGGCCGAGAAGTTCGTCCCCGACGCCTTCTCCGCCCAGCCCGGTGCACGCCTGTACCGCACGGGCGACCTGGCCCGCTGGCGGGCGGACGGGCGGCTGGAGTTCCTGGGCCGCGCGGACGGGCAGGTCAAGGTCAACGGCCACCGCGTGGAGCCGGGCGAGGTGGAAGCCGCGCTCGCCGCGCACCCGTCCGTCTCCGCAGCGCGCGTGGTGCCGAACGTGGAGGACGGATCGACGCGGCTGATCGCGTACGTCGTCCCCGCCAGCGGCCAGCGGGCGGACGCGGCCGAGCTGCGCCGCCACCTGCGCGAGCGGCTTCCGGAGCCGTTCGTCCCTGCCGCGTTCGTGAGCATCCCGCGCATGCCGCTCACGCCCAACGGCAAGCTGGACGTCCGCGCCCTCCCGTCGCCGTCGTCTGCGTCGGAAGACGCCGCGCCGCGCGACCGCTCGCCCCTGCGCATCCCGGCCGAGCACGCGCTGGCCGAGGTGTGGCGCGAGATCCTGAACGTGCCCGACGTGGGCGCGATGGACGACTTCTTCGAGCTGGGCGGCAACTCGTTCCTGGCCGTGCGCCTCATGTCGCGCATCCAGAAGCAGTTCGGCAAGCGCCTGCCGCTCGCCGCGCTCATCGGCGCGGGGACGGTGCGCGGCATCGCGGCGATGATCGACCACGCCAACGTGCCCGCCACGCCCCCCGCGCACCTCGTGGCCCTGCGCGAGGGAGGGGACGCGGCGCCGCTCTTCTGCGTGCACCCGGGCGAGGGCACGGTGCTCTGCTACCGCGGGATGGTTCGGGAGATGGCGCCCGGGCGGCCCGTGTACGGCCTCCAGGCACTGGACTTCGAGATGGGTCGCGCGCCCCTGGTACGCATCGAGGAGATGGCGGCGCGCTACGTCACCGCGTTGCGCGCCCGCCAGCCGGAAGGCCCGTACCTCCTCGCCGGCTGGTCGTACGGCGGCCTGGTCGCGTTCGAGATGGCGCGCCAGCCCGCGGGCGCGGGGCAGGAGGTCGCGCGCCTCTTCCTCTTCGACTGCCGCCTGCCGGTCACCACGCCCGCGCTGTCGCGGCTGGACCCGGTGCTCTTCCGCGCCAGCATGCTCTTCCACGGCTCGGTGCTGGTGGATGCGGACGGGAACCCCACCGTCACCGCCGCCGAGCTGGCGCCGCTCGACGCACTCGCGCAGGTCGCGCTCATCGCCGCCCGCGCCGGCACCACGCCCCAGGCGCTGATGCCGGCGCACATCCCCGCGGACCAGATCGACCGCTACCTAGACCTGCGAATGGCGCGCAGCCAGGGCGTCCGCGAGTACGTCATGCGCCCGGCCACCGTCCCAATCACCCTGTTCCGGGCGGACGAGGTGGACCTGGACACGCCGTTCGCCGAGATGCGCGCCGCGTACGAGCAGGCCGCCGCCACGCGCGACTACGGCTGGGGCGAGCTGAGCCCCGAGCCGGTGGAGGTCATCGACGTCCGCGGCACGCACCACACCATCTTCGCGGCGGAGAACCTTCCCGGCCTCGCCGCTGAACTAGACCGCGCCCTCGCCGACGCGGACGCGCTGGAGACGGCGCCCGCGCGCTGAACGATTCCGAAGCACGAAGCCCGACCCACATCTACCGAAACGAGCTAACGAAGATGAGCAGCGACACCGAAGACACGCGCCCGTACGTGGTCGTGACGAACCACGAAGAGCAGTACAGCATCTGGCTCGCTGACCGCGACATCCCCCAGGGCTGGACGGCGGAGGGCAAGCGGGGCACGAAGGCCGAGTGCCTGGCCCACATCGAGGAGGTCTGGACCGACATGCGCCCCCTCTCCCTGCGCAAGCGCATGGAAGCCGACGCCCTCGCGACCGTCTGAGCACCGCGAAACCGGTCCGACGCGTAGGGGTGCGATTCATCGCATCCGCACCCTTCCCGCCGCGACCGGGCAGACGCAACACGACGCAGTCCGATCCGCCGCCGCCCGTGGATCGAAACGATGTAAACACCTAGTAAGGGCGCACCTGCGTGTGCGCCCGCCCATCCGCCGCGACGGTGCGCGGAATCGGGCGACCGTGCCGCCGCGGCACGGGCCGACACGCAGGTCGTCCCCTACCCGTTCGCGGCCATAAGGCGATTCCGAAGCGTATCCGCCTACCCCGCGCACTTCTGGTCTCCCCTCCCCCAGGGAGGGGCCGGGGGAGGGGGCCACCTTCCCCCGCGATGGTGTTGGAATGCGGTGCCGGCGGAGGTCGGGCGGAACGGCATCTACCGAAAACGAGGACCGCACGCCCGCCGCTCCGGCGCGCCTGCCTGGAGCAAGAAACCCCTGACGGAGTTCATTCGGTCATGCTGCAAATGATCAAGCTGGCTTCCTACCTGTTGGGAATGTCGCGCAGTGTGAAGATGTCGCGCCTCTCGCTGGTGGGGGTGATGGTCACCGGCCTGGCGAGCGGCCTGGCGATGGCCGCCCTGGTGGCCGTCATCAACGCGCTCATCACCGGCGAGGGCCCCGCGTCCACGGTGATGATGTGGGCATTCCTCGCCCTCGTGGTCGCCCGCCCGGCGCTGCGGCTCGTCTCGCAGATCCTGCTGCTGCGGCTCACCGAGCACAGCTTCTACGCGCTGCGGGTGGACCTCTGCCGCCGCATCCTCGCCACGCCCATGCGGCACCTGGAGGAGCTGGGCCGCGCGCGCCTCATGGCCGGCCTCTCCACCGACGTGGGCCAGGTCGCCTCGGCCATGGTGCTCATCCCCACGCTGGTGATGAACGCCGCCGTGGTCATCGGGTTCGTGGCCTACCTGGGCTGGCTGTCGCTGCCTCTCCTGCCCCTGCTCTTCGCGCTGACCATCATCGGCTGGGTCACCTTCAAGTGGGCCATGCAGAAGGCGGTGGACAAGATCGTGGTCGGCCGCGAGCTGTACGACAAGCTCTTCCAGGGCTTCCGCGCCGTCACGGAAGGCACGAAGGAGCTGAAGATGCACAGCCGCCGGCGCGAGGTCTTCCTGGCCGACCTGGACAAGGTCTCGCGCGACCACCGCCGCGAGATCCGCCACAGCGACGTGGCGCTGGCCTGGCTGGGCACGTGGAGCGAGATCCTCTTCTTCGTCGCCATCGGCTTCATCCTGTTCGCCGCGCCGTACTTCATCACCGTCAGCCACTCGGTGCTCTCGGCCTACGTGCTGACCGTGCTCATGCTGCGGACGCCCATGGAGGCGCTGAACAACGGCCTGCCCACGCTGGCGCAGTCCGCCATCGCCATCAAGAAGATCGGCGACCTCACGCAGGACCTCGGCTCCCGCGGCGCCGACGTGGCCCCGGCGGAGGTCGTCCGCCCCGGCGCGGCTTGGCGCGAGCTGGAGATGATCGGCGTGACGCACACGTACCGCCGCGAGGCCGATGACGAGCACTTCGTGATGGGCCCCATCGACCTGGCGTTCCAGCCCGGCGAGCTGGTGTTCATCGTGGGCGGCAACGGCAGCGGCAAGACCACGCTCGCCAAGATCCTGCTCGGCATCTACGGTCCCGAGGGTGGCGAGATCCGCCTGGACGGCGAGGTCATCGACGAAGCCGGCCGCGACCGCTACCGCCAGCACTTCAGCGCCGTCTTCTCGGACTTCTTCCTCTTCGAGAGCCTGATGGGGATGGACTCGCCCGACCTGGACCGCGCGGCCGGCGAGTACCTGGAGAAGCTGCACCTGCAGCACAAGGTCAAGGTGGCGAACGGCGAGCTGAGCACCACCGACCTGTCGCAGGGCCAGCGCAAGCGCCTCGCCCTGCTGGGCGCGTACCTGGAAGACCGGCCCATCTACCTCTTCGACGAGTGGGCGGCCGACCAGGACCCGCAGTTCAAGGAAGTCTTCTACCTGCACCTGCTGCCCGAGCTGAAGGCGCGCGGCAAGACCGTGCTCGTGATCAGCCACGACGACCAGTACTACGGCGTGGCCGACCGCCTGGTGCGCGTAGCGGACGGCGTCATCCAGTACGACGGCGACCCCGCGGGCTACACCGGCGGCCGCCTGCTGGCCGACGCAAGCGAGGTCGCACTCACCGCCTGAGCGCCAACGGCAGATCGGCGGGCCCGGTCCGGCAGATGGCCGGCGTCCCGCCCTGCATCCGCCCTCGCGCGACGGAATTGCCCACGACACGGCGCGTCCGGCTGGAGCCCTCCTCCTCTGCGCGCCACAACCGAACGAGAGAACCGCAGATGCCGAACACCCAATGGACCCCGCTGGAGGGGCTGCGCGGCCTGACCCGCGCGGCGCCGACGGACGAGGCGGCGCTGGAGCCGCGCCGCGGGCTGGAAACCTTCGACGAGATGGAGTCCGCCGTGCGCAGCTACGTGCGCGCCTTCCCCGTGGTCTTCGCCCGCAGCAGCGGCGCGCTGCTGACGGACGAGGACGGGCGCGAGTACGTGGACTTCTTCGCCGGCGCGGGGGCGCTGAACTACGGCCACAACCCCGCCTTCCTGAAGGAGAAGGTGGTCGAGTACCTGGCCGCCGACGGCGTGCTGCACGGGCTGGACATGGCCACGGTCGCCAAGCGCGACTTCCTGGAGCGCTTCGCCGCCGTGATCCTGCGGCCGCGGGGGATGGAGTACCGCGTCCAGTTCCCCGGGCCCACGGGCACCAACGCCGTGGAAGCCGCGCTCAAGCTCGCCCGCAAGGCCACGGGGCGCCGGACGGTGTGCTTCTTCGCCAACGGCTACCACGGCATGACGCTGGGCGCGCTGGCCGTGACCGGCAACGCGTCCAAGCGCCGCGGCGCCGGCGTGCCGCTGCACGACACCGTGCCGCTGCCCTTCGACGGCGACATGGGGCCGGGCGTGGACACGCTGGACTACTTCGACGCCATGCTGTCCAACACCGGCAGCGGCATCGAGAAGCCCGCCGCCGTGATCCTGGAGACGGTGCAGGCCGAAGGCGGCGTCAAGGTCGCATCGGCTTCCTGGCTGCGGCGGCTGGAGTCGCTTTGCCGCGAGCACGGCGTGCTGCTCATCGCCGACGACATCCAGGTGGGATGCGGGCGCACCGGCGCCTTCTTCAGCTTCGAGGAAGCCGGCATCCGCCCGGACCTGGTCTGCCTGTCGAAGTCCATCAGCGGCATCGGGCTGCCGATGGCGCTGGTGCTCATCCGCCCGGATCTGGACGTGTGGAGCCCGGGCGAGCACAACGGAACCTTCCGCGGCAACAACCTGGCGTTCGTGACCGCCACGGCGGCGCTCTCGCGCTGGGAAGACGACACGCTGGAGCGCTCCGTGGCCGAGAAGGGCGAGCGCGTCCGCGCCCGCCTCCAGGCGATGGCGGATGCGCATCCCGACGCCGGCGGCCGGGTGCGGGGCAGGGGGTTGATCCAGGGCATCGTGTTCGACGATCCGTCGCTCGCCGGGCAGGTTTCCGCCGGCGCGTTCCAGCGCGGCGTGATCGTGGAGACGGCGGGGCCGGCGGACGAGGTGCTGAAGATCCTGCCGCCGCTCACCATCTCCGAGGCGCTGCTGGACCTGGGCCTCGACCTCATCGAAGCGGCGCTGGCGGAGGCCCTCGCCGGCTCCCCGGCCGAGCCCGGCGCCGCGGCGGCGGCCCGCGCGTGAGCCACGCCTTCGACGGCGGCCACGGCGGCGCGCCCCGGCCGCTGGTGATCAAGTTCGGCGGCACGTCGCTGGGCACGCCGTCGCGCATGCGCCTGGCCGCGCGCCGGGTGGAGGCGCACGTGCGCGCCGGCCGCGCGGTGGTCGTCGTCGTCAGCGCCATGGGGCACCGCACGGACGGCATCCTCCGCTGGGCCCACGGCGTGTGCGGCGCGCCCCGGTCCGAGCAGTGGGGGCGCGAGATCGACCGCGCGCTGGCCACGGGAGAGGCGCTGTCGTCCGGCCTTCTCGCCGCCGCCCTCTGCGCCCGCGGCGTCCGCGCCGTCGGCTTGGGGGGAGGCGAGGCCGGGGTGTTCGTCGAAGGCCCGTACGGCGCCGGCCGCATCCGCGAGGTGCGGCCGCACCGGCTGCGTGCGCTCCTGGCGGAGGGCGTAGTGCCCATCGTCGCGGGCTTCCACGGCCAGCGGCACGACGGCGAGACGGTGGTGATGGAGCGCGGCGGCTCCGACATCAGCGCCGTCGCCGCCGCGGGCGCCCTGGGCCGCGCGCCCTGCCACATCGTCACCGACGTGGACGCGGTCTACGCCGCCGACCCGCGCTTGGACGCGGCGGCCCACCGCTTCGCCGAGCTCACGCACCGCGAGCTGCTGGAGCTGGCGGAGGCAGGCGCGCAGGTCGTCCATCCCGGCGCCGCCCGTCTCGCCCACGAGCTGAACGTCCCCCTCCGCGTCTACTCGTACCGCGCGCCGCTCGGAGGCATTGGCGGCACGCGGATCCGCACGCCGCGAGTGGGGGCGGAGCAGCCGGCGTAGGGATGCCCCCGGGACGCCCCCTCCCGCTCGCCTAGGCTCGCACCCTCCCCGCAAGCGGGAGAGGGTTTGGGGGTTCGGAGCGGGGCGGACGGATCGGCGCGACGGGAGGTTCTGGGGTTAGTCCGCGAAGGCGGACTTTGCGCAGTCGTTGCCGCGGTTTCAACCGCCAGTAAGCCGTGGCTCGATCGATTCAGGCCGGCGACGGCGCACCATCATCAACCGAAGCTTCATCTCGCACGGATACGGGAGACGCATGCAGCACGTGGAGCTGGGCCGCACCGGACGGAAGATCTCGCGTATCGGGCTGGGGGCGCTGCCGCTGTCGTTCGAGGGGCGGCCGGGGCGTGCCGCGGCCCGCCAGGTGGTGTGGCGGGCGCTGGACCTGGGGATCACGCTCTTCGACACGGCGGACTCGTACTGCCTGCACGCCGGGGAGATGGGCCACAACGAGCGGCTTCTGCGCGAAGCCCTCGACGCCCGCGCCGCATCCACCGAGGTGCTCGTGGCGACGAAGGGCGGCGTGGCGCGGCAGGGACGGCGGATGGAGTTGAACGGCCGGCCGTGGTATCTGCGCCGCGCCTGCGAAGCCAGCCTCAAGGCGCTGCGGGTGGATGCGATCGACCTCTACCAGTTCCACGCGCCGGACCCGGCGGTCCCCTTCGCCGAGAGCGTCGGCGAGCTGGCGCGGCTGCTGGAAGAGGGCAAGGTGCGCGCGGTCGGCGTCTCCAACGTGACGGTGGAGCAGGTGCGCGAGGCGCTGCCCATCGTCCGCCTCACGTCGGTCCAGAACCACTATAACCCGTGGGACCGCAGCGCCGAGACCACCGGCCTGCTGCCCCTCTGCGTGGCAGAGGGCGTCACGTTCCTCCCGCACAGCCCGGTGGGCGGCGCGCGCCGCGTGGGCCTCCTCCGCGCCAGCGCCGCGCTCGCACCCATCGCCCGCGAGCACGCCGCCACGCCGGTGGAGCTGGTTCTGGCCTGGCTCCTCGCCCGCAACCCGACGCTCGCCGCCATCCCCGGCGCGTCCCGCGTCGCGAGCGTGGAAAGCAGCGTCCGCGCCGCCGACCTCCGCCTCGACGGGCCGACCCTGTCCGCCCTCGAAGCCGCCTTCGCCGCCCTCCCCGCCGGAGGCTGGTCCGAAGCCGCCTGACGACACCCACAATCAGCAGCTGGACGGCCCCACATCCCCCGTCCGCATCAGTAGATACGAGTCAGTAACGCACGATCCTCACCCGCCACGACCCCCCTCCCCCAGGCAGTTTTGGGGGAGGGGCCGGGGGAGGGGGCAATCACGGCAGCGAATCATCTCCCGAACCGCATTCGGGACACGCAGTTCAGCTCGGCCGATCGACCGAAACGAGAACCACCCGCCCGCCGCGCCACCGCGGGCTTCACGCAACCCGGACGGAAGGGCGGACCGCCGCGCCCCACCCGCCCTTCACATCCCGACGGATTTTCGCACCCAATGGCAATTCGGCACCTGATCTCGGTGGGCGAGCTGGACCCGGAAGAGATGGCGTACCTGGTGGACCGCGGCGTCCAGATGCGCGGCCACCGCGCCGGCATCGACTCGCTCCGCGGCAAGGCCGTGGGCGTCTGGTTCCGCAAGACCAGCACGCGCACCCGCACCTCGTTCTCCATCGGCGCGGCCAAGCTGGGCGCCGTGACCATCGCCTACGGCCCGCAGGACCTGCAGACCAACACCGGCGAGACCATCGAGGACACCGCCCGCGTCCTCTCCGGCTTCCTGGACGCCCTGGTCGTCCGCACCGCCGAGGACCAGCGCGAGATGGAGGTGCTGGCCGGGCAGGACCGCATGGCCGTGGTCAACGCCATGGCTGACCTGGAGCATCCCAGCCAGGCGCTGGCCGACCTGACCACGCTGAAGGAGCACTTCGGGCGGCTGGACGGGCTGGACTTCGTCTACATGGGCGAGGGCAACAACAGCGCGTCGGCCCTGGCGCTCGCCTTCGCCAAGCTGCCCGGCTCGCGTCTCACGCTGCTCACCCCTCCCGGCTACGGCGTGGACCCGCGGGTGATGGAGCGCGCCCGTGCCACCGCCTCGTCCAGCGGCGCCACGGTGGAGGAGCACCACGACGTCTCGCATCTCCCGAAAGGCGTGGACGCCGTCTACACCACGCGCTGGCAGACCACCGGCAGCAGCAAGCCGGACCCGAAGTGGCGCGACGTCTTCGCCCCGTTCGCGGTGACGCCGCAGATCATGGCCGCCGCGTCGAAGCCCGCCGGCACCGTGTTCATGCACGACCTGCCCGCCGTGCGCGGCGAGGAAGTCTCCGCCGAGGTGCTCGACGGGCCGCAGAGCATCGCCTTCCGCCAAGCCGAGAACAAGCTGTACAGCGCCATGGCCGTCCTCGAGTGGTGCGTGGTGGGGCCGCAGACCGGAGGCTCCAGGTGACCCCCGCCACCGCCAAGGCCGCGACGCCGGCCACCGACCCATCGCCCACGGGAACCCGCATGAAACCGTACTTCGAGCTGCCCGGCGACCTGGAGCTGCTGCCCGCGCGCGGCGGCCGGCCCGGCGCGCGCGACCTGGACGAGGGCATCCTCGCCGCGGTCGGCCACACGCCGCTCGTCTCGCTCAGCAGCGCCTCGCAGGGCGGACGGCTGAAGGTCTATGCCAAGCTGGAGGGCCACAACCCGGGCGGCAGCGCCAAGGACCGGCCTGCGCTCAGCATCATCCGCCAGGGCATCGAGGCGGGCGCCATCCGGCCGGACACCGTCGTGGTGGAGTCCAGCTCCGGCAATATGGGCATCGGCCTGGCGCAGGCGTGCCGCTACCTTGGCCTGCGCTTCGTCTGCATCGTAGACGCGCGGACGACCGGCCAGCACATCCAGATCCTCCGCGCGTACGGCGCCGAGGTCAGCGTCGTCGAGCATCCCGATCCGGCGACGGGAGAGTTCCTGCCCGCACGCATCGCCC
Protein-coding sequences here:
- a CDS encoding aldo/keto reductase; translated protein: MQHVELGRTGRKISRIGLGALPLSFEGRPGRAAARQVVWRALDLGITLFDTADSYCLHAGEMGHNERLLREALDARAASTEVLVATKGGVARQGRRMELNGRPWYLRRACEASLKALRVDAIDLYQFHAPDPAVPFAESVGELARLLEEGKVRAVGVSNVTVEQVREALPIVRLTSVQNHYNPWDRSAETTGLLPLCVAEGVTFLPHSPVGGARRVGLLRASAALAPIAREHAATPVELVLAWLLARNPTLAAIPGASRVASVESSVRAADLRLDGPTLSALEAAFAALPAGGWSEAA